The following proteins are co-located in the Larimichthys crocea isolate SSNF chromosome XXIV, L_crocea_2.0, whole genome shotgun sequence genome:
- the pld1a gene encoding phospholipase D1a, protein MLGKAPPTTSNLNLVNSEAFDNTVATDARNCINMADLVESLDTRELDMGEGEEMDYEGNSIGDQRLQFSAVYNTVGFKEASAKVYLPTVPITARILEVERFTTAQDRFNLTHHRSVNKSLPAVFRIELKHGEFTWVIKRKEKHFMELHRELRTYKTFMRIPLPSRSHTVRRRTVRKSEVREMPSLPRGGGDDLVRDEQVSSRRRQLEDYLNKLLRMAMYRKYHHTMEFIDVSQLSFIHDLGPKGLEGMIYKRSGGHRIPGMNCCGHSQACYRWSKRWLVVKDSCLLYMKPDSGAISFVLLLDKEFSIKMDSKDTETKHGVRIESLSRTLVFKCSSYRHARWWGQSIESFVRSHGKAFLRDHRFGSFAQEQENIPAKWYVNGKTYMEDVADALEEAKEEIFITDWWLSPEIFLKRPVVEGNRWRLDCTLRRKAQQGVRIFVMLYKEVELALGINSGYSKRTLMHLHPNIKVMRHPDHVSSSVYLWAHHEKIVVIDQSVAFVGGIDLAYGRWDDREHRLTDVGSVTRSVALEQAATNNAPSSKSVSSVDAISTSNGQGTPPSDPVDLPKLKGVGRNRKSRFSLYRHLHKHSLQHADSVSSVDSAGSGSVQSLKTGVGELQGNTRFWHGKDYCNFVYKDWIQLEKPFDDFIDRYQTPRMPWHDIASVVHGRAARDVARHFIQRWNFTKIMKPKYRSLSYPFLLPKSHSTANELKYQVPDCVDAKVQVLRSSADWSAGIKYHEESIHNAYIQVIAKSKHYIYIENQFFISCADNRMVFNKIGDAIIERIIRAHKEGKKYRVYVVTPLLPGFEGDITTGGGNALQAVMHFNYRTMIRGDHSIISQLKKEMDDQWMNYISFAGLRTHAELEGRLVTELIYVHSKMLIADDNTVIIGSANINDRSMLGKRDSEVAVIIEDSEKVAAVMDGQEYEAGPYALQLRLECFRTILGGHTDTGIDLSDPISDRFYKEVWMTTAGRNATIYEKVFRCLPSSLVRNMSELEQYQSKPGLAQTDKTRAQEELRKIRGFLVQFPLDFLSEQNLMPSVGTKEAMVPTEIWT, encoded by the exons ATGCTGGGTAAGGCTCCACCCACGACCAGTAACCTCAACCTGGTGAACTCTGAAGCTTTTGACAACACGGTTGCCACGGACGCACGCAACTGTATCAATATGGCCGACCTTGTGGAGAGCCTGGATACCAGAGAGCTGGACatgggagagggagaagagatgGACTATGAAGGAAATTCCATAG gTGACCAGCGTCTCCAATTTTCAGCGGTGTATAACACGGTGGGCTTTAAGGAGGCCAGTGCTAAGGTCTACCTGCCCACTGTGCCCATCACTGCTCGGATCCTGGAGGTGGAGAGGTTCACCACCGCGCAAGACCGCTTCAACCTGACGCACCACAGGAGTGTGAACAAg tctcTGCCAGCGGTGTTTCGGATCGAGCTGAAACATGGCGAGTTTACCTGGGTGATcaagaggaaggagaaacaTTTCATGGAGCTCCACAGAGAGCTGAGGACGTACAAGACTTTCATGAGGATACCGCTGCCGTCACGCAG CCACACAGTGAGGAGAAGGACAGTGAGGAAGAGCGAAGTGAGGGAGATGCCATCCCTGCCGAGGGGAGGGGGCGACGACCTGGTGCGAGACGAACAGGTTTCCAGCAGGAGG agaCAATTAGAAGACTATTTGAACAAGCTGCTGAGGATGGCCATGTACCGCAAATATCACCACACT ATGGAGTTCATTGATGTCAGCCAGCTGTCATTTATTCACGACTTGGGACCCAAAGGACT GGAAGGGATGATCTATAAGCGTTCAGGCGGACATCGCATCCCTGGCATGAACTGCTGTGGTCACAGCCAGGCCTGCTACCGCTGGTCCAAACG cTGGCTGGTGGTGAAGGACTCATGCCTGCTGTACATGAAGCCGGACTCTGGGGCCATCTCCTTTGTCCTGCTGTTGGATAAAGAGTTCAGCATCAAGATGGACTCCAAAGACACAGAGACCAAACACGGAGTCCGGATTGAGAGCCTTTCCAG GACTCTGGTGTTTAAgtgcagcagctacagacacGCACGCTGGTGGGGTCAGAGTATCGAGAGCTTCGTGAGGAGCCATGGGAAAGCTTTCCTACGAGATCACCGCTTTGGATCGTTTgcacaggaacaggaaaacaTCCCTGCCAAATG GTACGTTAACGGAAAGACTTACATGGAGGATGTGGCTGACGCCTTGGAGGAGGctaaagaagaaatatttatCACTGACTGGTG GCTGAGTCCAGAGATATTCTTGAAGAGACCTGTCGTAGAGGGCAACAGGTGGAGGCTAGACTGCACCCTCAGGCGCAAAGCA CAACAGGGAGTTCGCATCTTTGTGATGTTGTATAAGGAGGTGGAGCTCGCGCTGGGCATCAACTCCGGCTACAGCAAGAGAACCCTCATGCACCTGCATCCCAACATCAAG GTGATGCGTCATCCAGACCACGTCTCCTCCTCCGTTTATCTGTGGGCGCATCACGAGAAGATTGTCGTCATCGACCAATCGGTGGCATTCGTGGGCGGGATTGACCTGGCGTACGGACGCTGGGATGACAGAGAACACCGGCTGACGGATGTTGGCAGCGTGACTCGTTCCGTGGCCCTGGAGCAg GCCGCCACCAACAACGCTCCATCCTCCAAGAGCGTGTCCTCCGTCGATGCCATCTCCACGAGCAACGGACAAGGGACCCCGCCTAGTGATCCGGTGGACTTGCCCAAGCTGAAGGGGGTCGGACGCAACAGGAAGTCTCGCTTCAGTCTGTACAGACACCTGCACAAGCACAGTCTGCAGCATGCGGACAGCGTCAGCAGCGTGGACAGCGCAG gGAGTGGTTCAGTGCAAAGCCTGAAGACGGGTGTTGGAGAGTTACAGGGTAACACGCGCTTCTGGCATGGAAAAGACTACTGCAACTTTGTCTACAAGGACTGGATCCAGTTGGAGAAACCTTTTGATG ACTTCATCGACAGGTACCAAACTCCCAGAATGCCCTGGCACGACATCGCCTCAGTGGTTCATGGCAGAGCTGCTCGGGATGTGGCCAGACACTTCATTCAGCGCTGGAACTTCACTAAG ATCATGAAGCCAAAGTATCGCTCTCTGTCTTATCCATTCCTGCTGCCCAAGTCTCACTCCACCGCCAATGAGCTCAAATACCAAGTCCCTGACTGTGTGGATGCCAAAGTGCAG GTGCTGCGGTCATCAGCAGATTGGTCGGCAGGCATAAAGTACCACGAGGAGTCCATCCATAATGCCTACATCCAGGTCATCGCTAAGAGCAAACACTACATCTACATAGAG AACCAGTTCTTCATCAGCTGCGCCGACAACAGGATGGTCTTCAACAAGATCGGAGACGCCATCATCGAAAGGATCATCCGAGCGCACAA GGAGGGTAAGAAGTACCGTGTCTATGTCGTCACCCCTCTGCTTCCTGGATTCGAAGGAGACATCACCACGGGAGGAGGGAACGCCCTGCAGGCTGTCATGCACTTCAACTACAG AACCATGATCAGAGGAGACCACTCCATCATCTCCCAGCTGAAAAAGGAGA TGGACGACCAGTGGATGAACTACATCTCCTTCGCCGGTCTGCGGACTCACGCTGAGCTGGAGGGACGCCTGGTGACAGAGCTCATCTACGTCCACAGCAAGATGCTCATCGCTGACGACAACACAGTCATCATCG GTTCTGCTAACATCAACGACAGGAGCATGCTGGGTAAACGCGACAGCGAGGTGGCGGTGATCATTGAGGACTCGGAAAAGGTTGCCGCGGTGATGGACGGACAGGAGTATGAAGCCGGACCCTACGCACTTCAGCTTCGCCTCGAATGcttcag GACTATCCTAGGAGGCCACACGGACACCGGTATTGACCTGTCTGACCCCATCAGTGATCGCTTCTATAAGGAGGTGTGGATGACCACAGCTGGCCGCAATGCCACCATTTATGAGAAG GTGTTTCGCTGCCTTCCTTCGTCCCTGGTGAGGAACATGTCCGAGCTGGAGCAGTACCAGTCCAAACCGGGTTTGGCCCAGACCGACAAGACTCGCGCTCAGGAGGAGCTGCGCAAAATCCGTGGCTTCTTGGTCCAGTTTCCtcttgacttcctgtctgagcaGAACCTCATGCCCTCTGTTGGAACGAAGGAGGCCATGGTCCCAACTGAGATCTGGACATAA